The segment CTGAGCGGGCTGCTGGTGTGGCGGGTACGCTGTGCCAGTGGGTGGTCGGTGGCGCAGACAAAGCACAGCCGGTCGCGCCATAGCTCAACCACGTGCAGTTGTTCGACGGGATGGGGGGCGAGAGTGACTATCGCCATCTCCAGCGTGCCGTCGAGTACTCCTTGATAGGCTAACTCTGAGTCTAGAAAGTGCAGGTCTAACGCCACTTCCGGGTGGCGGTGAGTGTACTGCTTTAATAGCGGCGGTAGACGGTGCAGGCCGATGTGGTGACTGGTAGCGAGCGTAAGCTTACCGCCTACTTGGCCGGAAAGATTGGCGAGTGCGCGGCGGCTATCTTCCACGGTAAACAGTATGTGCTGTGCTTTGGGAAGCAACACATTGCCCGCTTCGGTCAGCGCGATGCGCCGCCCGATGCGGTCAAATAGCCGGGTGCCAAGTTGGTCTTCCAGA is part of the Halomonas sp. GT genome and harbors:
- a CDS encoding LysR family transcriptional regulator, whose translation is MDTQSLQAFLAVAETQSFSRAAEQLYLTQPAVSKRIATLEDQLGTRLFDRIGRRIALTEAGNVLLPKAQHILFTVEDSRRALANLSGQVGGKLTLATSHHIGLHRLPPLLKQYTHRHPEVALDLHFLDSELAYQGVLDGTLEMAIVTLAPHPVEQLHVVELWRDRLCFVCATDHPLAQRTRHTSSPLSLAELCEFNCVLPGAKTFTRTLIGQRFAEVGLQLPVSMATNYLETLKMMCSVGLGWSLLPENMIDSELIELNIDTAPIQRPLGYLVHTSRTLSNAAKKMIEELESTRV